The Chitinophagales bacterium genome has a segment encoding these proteins:
- the rpmJ gene encoding 50S ribosomal protein L36, translating into MKVRASVKKRSEDCVIVRRKGKIYVINKKNPRFKQRQG; encoded by the coding sequence ATGAAAGTAAGAGCATCAGTAAAAAAGAGAAGTGAAGACTGCGTTATTGTACGCAGAAAAGGAAAAATTTATGTGATTAATAAAAAAAATCCACGATTTAAACAAAGACAAGGTTAA
- the rplQ gene encoding 50S ribosomal protein L17, producing MRHGNKINHLGRKYGHRSALLKNLSSALIVHKRIETTLAKAKELRKYVEPIITKAKENTTHNRRLAFSGLQNKEAAKELFDVVAPKVGDRPGGYTRIIRLGARLGDNAEMAIIELVDFNETYNSSADVEQKKTRRSRRGGKTATKKEEPKVEEKVEEVEVVEEPTQEENNDNPQA from the coding sequence ATGAGACACGGAAATAAAATTAATCACTTAGGAAGAAAGTACGGACATAGAAGTGCTTTACTCAAAAATTTATCGTCTGCTTTAATAGTACATAAAAGAATTGAAACTACTTTGGCAAAAGCGAAAGAGTTGAGAAAATATGTAGAACCAATTATTACTAAAGCTAAAGAAAATACTACACACAATCGTCGTTTAGCATTTAGTGGTTTGCAAAACAAAGAAGCAGCTAAAGAATTATTTGATGTGGTTGCACCAAAAGTAGGAGATAGACCAGGTGGATATACAAGAATCATTCGTCTTGGTGCTAGACTAGGTGATAATGCAGAAATGGCAATTATTGAATTAGTAGACTTCAATGAAACTTATAACTCATCTGCAGATGTAGAACAAAAGAAAACTAGAAGAAGCAGAAGAGGTGGTAAAACAGCAACGAAAAAAGAAGAACCAAAAGTTGAGGAAAAAGTAGAAGAGGTTGAGGTAGTTGAAGAACCAACTCAAGAAGAAAATAATGACAATCCACAAGCTTAA
- the secY gene encoding preprotein translocase subunit SecY: MNRFFESIRNIFTIKELRNRILLTLALLFIYRFGCYVVLPGIDPAALNNLQSQSGKGIMGMFDLFAGGAFSRAAIFALGIMPYISTSIVMQLLTLAVPYFQKLQKEGESGRKKITNYTRIGTVFVTMFQASAYVKFLTGTVPMSQDLNMFTFWLTTVACLTGGTVFVMWLGEQIQERGIGNGTSIIIMANIIAKLPGSFIAEVQARFAAGGSGILMLMIELALLTAVVVATVMLIKAIRKVPLSYAKQMQGNAAYNSSRGFLPLRVNVAGVMPIIFAQAFLFIPATVAQLFPDSSASGLLHKMTDFTSVPYNIIMFLMVVLFTYFYTALIMNPTQMADELKRSNGYIPGVKPGASTAEYIDTILSRITLPGSIFLGLIAIMPAFAKMLGVNSQFAYFFGGTSLLILVAVVLDTMTQIETYLLNRHYDGLTQTGSRLKGRIYSDSGF, encoded by the coding sequence ATGAACAGATTTTTTGAATCGATAAGAAATATATTTACTATTAAGGAGCTAAGAAATCGAATCTTACTTACGCTAGCACTATTATTTATTTATCGTTTCGGATGTTATGTAGTTTTACCAGGAATAGATCCTGCCGCATTAAACAACTTACAAAGTCAAAGTGGCAAAGGTATTATGGGCATGTTCGATTTATTTGCAGGTGGTGCTTTCTCTAGAGCAGCCATTTTTGCATTAGGTATCATGCCATATATTTCTACTTCAATTGTAATGCAGTTACTTACACTAGCAGTTCCGTATTTCCAAAAATTACAAAAAGAAGGAGAAAGCGGAAGAAAGAAAATTACAAATTATACAAGAATTGGTACCGTATTCGTAACCATGTTCCAAGCATCAGCATATGTAAAATTCCTAACAGGCACAGTGCCAATGAGCCAAGATTTAAATATGTTTACTTTTTGGTTAACAACAGTAGCATGTTTAACAGGTGGTACCGTATTCGTAATGTGGTTAGGAGAGCAAATTCAAGAAAGAGGAATTGGTAATGGTACATCAATCATTATCATGGCAAACATTATTGCAAAATTACCAGGTTCATTTATTGCAGAAGTACAAGCAAGATTTGCAGCAGGTGGTAGTGGTATTTTAATGTTAATGATAGAATTAGCACTATTAACAGCAGTAGTAGTAGCAACAGTAATGTTAATTAAAGCTATTAGAAAAGTGCCTTTAAGTTATGCAAAACAAATGCAAGGCAATGCAGCATATAACAGTAGTAGAGGTTTCTTACCATTAAGAGTAAATGTAGCAGGTGTAATGCCAATTATCTTTGCACAAGCATTCTTATTTATTCCAGCTACAGTAGCACAATTATTTCCAGATAGCTCTGCTAGCGGTCTTTTACACAAAATGACAGATTTTACTTCTGTACCATATAATATTATTATGTTTTTAATGGTAGTGTTGTTTACTTATTTCTATACAGCACTTATCATGAATCCAACACAAATGGCAGACGAATTAAAAAGAAGCAATGGCTACATTCCTGGTGTAAAACCTGGAGCTAGCACTGCCGAATATATAGATACTATTTTATCAAGAATAACTTTACCTGGTTCTATCTTCTTAGGTTTAATTGCTATCATGCCAGCATTTGCCAAAATGTTAGGCGTAAATAGTCAATTTGCTTATTTCTTTGGTGGAACTTCATTATTAATACTTGTAGCAGTAGTGTTAGATACAATGACACAAATTGAAACTTATCTACTCAATCGTCATTATGATGGATTAACCCAAACTGGTTCAAGATTAAAAGGTAGAATATATAGCGATTCAGGTTTCTAA
- the rpmD gene encoding 50S ribosomal protein L30 — translation MAKVKLTQVRSVIGQTKRQKDTVKALGLRKINHSIEKELSPQVSGMIEKVKHLLIVENI, via the coding sequence ATGGCTAAGGTTAAATTAACTCAAGTAAGAAGTGTAATTGGTCAAACTAAAAGACAAAAAGATACTGTAAAAGCGCTTGGTCTTAGAAAAATCAATCACTCAATAGAAAAAGAACTATCACCACAAGTTAGTGGAATGATAGAGAAAGTAAAACATTTATTAATTGTAGAAAATATTTAA
- the rpsM gene encoding 30S ribosomal protein S13 yields the protein MARISGIDLPKNKRGCIGLTYIYGIGPVRAKYILNKAGIDENKKVNDWNDDEQTAIRNIINEEFKVEGALRSEVQLNIKRLMDIGSYRGIRHRKGLPVRGQNTKRNARTRKGKKKTVAGKKKATK from the coding sequence ATGGCTAGAATTTCAGGAATAGACTTACCAAAAAATAAAAGAGGTTGCATTGGCTTAACCTATATTTATGGTATTGGACCAGTTAGAGCAAAATATATCTTAAACAAAGCTGGTATAGACGAAAATAAAAAAGTAAACGATTGGAACGATGATGAGCAAACTGCTATCAGAAACATCATCAACGAAGAGTTTAAAGTAGAAGGTGCTTTGCGTTCAGAAGTTCAATTAAACATCAAACGATTAATGGACATCGGTTCGTACAGAGGTATCAGACACAGAAAAGGATTACCAGTTAGAGGTCAAAACACCAAAAGAAACGCTAGAACTAGAAAAGGTAAGAAGAAAACTGTTGCTGGAAAGAAAAAAGCTACTAAATAA
- the rpsD gene encoding 30S ribosomal protein S4 — translation MARYTGPTTKKARSFGDPIYGYDKSYEKRKYPPGQHGPSKRRGTKSEYAIQLKEKQKAKYTYGLLERQFLNIFKEASRKHGVTGENLLKLLELRLDNTVFRLGLAPTRNAARQLVAHRHITVNGQIVNIPSYTLKIGDVVGVRVKSKNLELITETVSTGRVKKYPWLEFNDEKLEGKYVEIPERDQIPENIKEQLIVELYSK, via the coding sequence ATGGCAAGATATACAGGACCAACTACCAAAAAAGCAAGATCATTCGGTGATCCTATTTATGGTTACGATAAATCATACGAAAAAAGAAAGTATCCTCCAGGTCAACACGGCCCTTCTAAAAGAAGAGGTACTAAATCAGAATATGCTATTCAACTTAAAGAAAAGCAAAAAGCAAAATATACTTACGGTTTACTAGAAAGACAATTCTTAAACATCTTTAAAGAAGCATCTCGTAAACACGGTGTAACTGGTGAAAACTTATTAAAATTATTAGAATTAAGATTAGACAACACCGTATTTAGATTAGGTTTAGCACCAACTCGTAATGCTGCTCGTCAATTAGTTGCTCACAGACACATTACAGTAAACGGTCAAATCGTAAACATTCCATCTTACACTTTAAAAATTGGAGATGTTGTTGGCGTAAGAGTAAAATCTAAAAACTTAGAATTAATTACAGAAACAGTAAGTACTGGAAGAGTTAAAAAATATCCTTGGTTAGAATTTAACGATGAAAAACTAGAAGGAAAATATGTAGAAATTCCAGAAAGAGATCAAATTCCAGAAAATATTAAAGAACAATTAATCGTAGAGTTGTACTCTAAATAA
- the rplO gene encoding 50S ribosomal protein L15, which yields MSLNNLKPAKGAVKKRKRIARGQGSGKGGTAGKGHKGAQSRSGYKSKRGFEGGQTPLQRRLPKGGFKNPTRVEFEVINLANLQALADKFGVTDFTYEKLREMKIIQKSHKLKVLANGDLTTKINIHAHAFSAKAKESIEKLGGVATII from the coding sequence ATCTCATTAAATAACTTAAAACCAGCTAAAGGAGCAGTTAAAAAAAGAAAGAGAATAGCCAGAGGTCAAGGTTCTGGTAAAGGTGGTACAGCTGGAAAAGGACATAAAGGAGCACAATCTCGTTCTGGTTATAAATCTAAAAGAGGTTTTGAAGGTGGTCAAACACCTTTACAAAGAAGACTACCTAAAGGTGGCTTCAAAAATCCAACCAGAGTAGAGTTCGAAGTAATTAACTTAGCTAACTTACAAGCACTAGCAGATAAGTTTGGCGTAACAGACTTTACTTACGAAAAGCTTAGAGAAATGAAAATTATTCAAAAGTCGCATAAACTAAAAGTATTAGCAAATGGCGACTTAACAACTAAAATTAATATTCATGCTCATGCTTTTAGTGCTAAAGCTAAAGAATCAATTGAAAAACTTGGTGGCGTAGCTACTATTATATAA
- the carA gene encoding glutamine-hydrolyzing carbamoyl-phosphate synthase small subunit, which produces MNKAVLLLEDGTKLYGTSCGKIGKAIGEICFNTSMTGYQELFTDPSYFGQLLISTNVHVGNYGTIDTENESNNIQIAGLICREFAHNYSRSQANEDLQAYFEKNNLVGIADIDTRKLVKHIRSKGAMNGIICSDGTDEATLQQLLQEAPSMEGLELSSKVTTNTTYTLGNEQANYKVAVLDLGVKKSILQNFINRDCFVKVFPAKTSFNEILQFQPNGFFISNGPGDPAVMDYAVETVQQALEKELPIFGICLGNQILARAMGLPTYKMHHGHRGGNHPVINLQTGKGEITTQNHGFAVDMEAVKKANTVELTHTNLNDDTVEGLAVKNKKAFSVQYHPEASPGPHDSRYLFDNFINMLK; this is translated from the coding sequence ATGAATAAAGCAGTACTACTACTAGAAGACGGAACAAAATTGTATGGAACAAGTTGTGGAAAAATAGGCAAAGCCATTGGCGAAATCTGTTTTAATACTTCAATGACAGGTTACCAAGAGTTATTTACAGATCCATCGTACTTTGGTCAGTTACTCATTAGCACTAATGTGCATGTAGGTAATTATGGAACCATCGACACAGAAAACGAATCGAACAATATACAAATAGCAGGTTTAATTTGTAGAGAGTTTGCACATAACTATTCTAGAAGTCAAGCCAACGAAGACTTACAAGCTTACTTTGAAAAAAACAATTTGGTAGGCATTGCAGACATCGACACTAGAAAACTAGTCAAACACATTCGTAGCAAAGGAGCAATGAATGGTATTATTTGTTCTGACGGAACAGACGAAGCAACACTACAACAATTGTTGCAAGAAGCACCATCTATGGAAGGATTAGAATTATCATCAAAAGTAACTACCAATACTACTTATACATTGGGCAACGAACAAGCCAACTACAAAGTTGCTGTGCTTGATTTAGGTGTAAAGAAAAGTATCTTACAAAACTTCATCAATAGAGATTGTTTCGTAAAAGTCTTTCCTGCAAAAACATCATTTAATGAAATATTACAATTTCAACCCAACGGTTTTTTTATTTCTAATGGACCAGGCGATCCAGCAGTAATGGATTATGCAGTAGAAACAGTTCAGCAAGCATTAGAAAAAGAATTGCCAATTTTCGGAATTTGTTTAGGCAATCAAATTTTAGCAAGAGCAATGGGTTTGCCAACCTATAAAATGCATCACGGACACAGAGGAGGCAACCATCCAGTAATCAACCTTCAAACAGGAAAAGGTGAAATTACAACACAAAACCATGGCTTTGCAGTAGATATGGAAGCAGTAAAAAAAGCCAATACTGTAGAATTGACACATACCAATTTAAATGATGACACCGTAGAAGGATTAGCAGTAAAAAATAAAAAAGCATTTTCAGTACAATATCATCCAGAAGCATCACCAGGACCACACGACAGCCGCTATCTCTTCGACAATTTTATCAATATGTTGAAGTAA
- a CDS encoding DNA-directed RNA polymerase subunit alpha: MAILSFQKPDKILLQKATDFEGTFEFAPLEPGFGNTIGNALRRILLSSLEGYAITSVKIAGVQHEFSTIKGVIEDVTEIILNLKQVRLKRVLQDVDAGFEKIYLSLKGQEQFTAADIEAHTNVFQVTNPELVICNMDKGINIEMEISVGRGRGYVPAEDHYLDGAAVNTIAVDSIYTPIKNVKYRIENTRVEQRTDFEKLIIDIKTDGTIHPEDAIKEAAKIMIQHLMLISDENITFDTEDKAKEEVVDEHILHMRKMLKTPLEDLELSVRAFNCLKAAKINSLAELVQYDTNELLKFRNFGRKSLVEIEELIIEKGLHFGMDLSKFKIED, translated from the coding sequence ATGGCAATATTATCATTTCAAAAACCAGATAAAATTTTACTACAAAAAGCTACAGATTTTGAAGGAACATTTGAGTTTGCTCCATTAGAACCTGGCTTTGGTAATACTATTGGTAATGCACTAAGAAGAATTTTATTATCTTCTCTAGAAGGTTATGCCATTACTTCTGTTAAAATAGCAGGCGTTCAACACGAATTCTCTACTATTAAAGGTGTAATAGAAGATGTAACAGAAATTATCTTAAACCTTAAACAAGTTAGATTAAAAAGAGTACTACAAGATGTAGATGCTGGTTTCGAAAAAATTTATCTTTCATTAAAAGGTCAAGAGCAATTTACAGCAGCAGACATAGAAGCACATACTAATGTATTTCAAGTTACAAATCCAGAGTTGGTAATTTGTAATATGGACAAAGGTATAAACATAGAAATGGAAATTTCTGTTGGTAGAGGTAGAGGTTATGTTCCTGCAGAAGATCACTACTTAGATGGTGCAGCAGTAAACACTATAGCAGTAGATTCAATTTATACACCAATCAAAAATGTAAAGTACAGAATTGAAAATACGCGTGTAGAGCAAAGAACAGATTTTGAAAAACTAATCATCGACATTAAAACAGATGGTACTATTCATCCAGAAGATGCCATTAAAGAAGCTGCAAAAATTATGATTCAGCATTTAATGTTAATCTCTGATGAAAATATTACTTTCGATACAGAAGATAAAGCTAAAGAAGAAGTAGTAGACGAGCATATCTTACATATGAGAAAAATGCTTAAAACACCACTTGAAGATTTAGAATTATCAGTTCGTGCATTCAACTGTTTGAAAGCTGCAAAAATTAATTCATTAGCAGAATTAGTTCAGTACGATACGAATGAACTATTGAAATTTAGAAACTTTGGTAGAAAATCTTTAGTAGAAATCGAAGAATTAATTATAGAAAAAGGACTTCACTTTGGTATGGACTTATCTAAATTTAAAATCGAAGATTAA
- the infA gene encoding translation initiation factor IF-1, which produces MAKQDLIKLDGVITEALSNAMFRVKLENDHEILATISGKMRMNYIRILPGDKVAVEISPYDLDRGRITFRYK; this is translated from the coding sequence ATGGCGAAACAAGACTTAATAAAATTAGACGGAGTGATAACAGAAGCATTATCAAATGCAATGTTTAGAGTGAAGTTAGAAAATGACCACGAAATATTGGCAACCATTTCAGGAAAAATGAGAATGAATTACATTAGAATTTTACCTGGAGACAAAGTAGCGGTTGAAATTTCTCCGTATGATTTAGATAGAGGTAGAATAACTTTTAGATATAAATAA
- a CDS encoding acyl-CoA dehydrogenase, with protein MSKINSIFQAEQFYNKAHLNFILFDVLGIQNLGTHNHYEGYDQDAIQLYLDATDQLAKEHFLPIWLAMDRNQPVLENGTIKVHPNVKNIMQICGEGGWINALAKKEVGGLQMPMTVGYAASFILGAANYSATAFPYLTMGAAHLIESFASKQLQEKYLSKMFSGNWQGTMALTEPNAGSSLSDLVTSAEKMNDGTYKIKGQKIFISCGDSDAVDNVIHLMLARIKGAPKGTKGISLFVVPKFIEDENGKLASNDVTTAGVYHKMGYKGAPIAHLMVGENDNCIGFLVGEENKGLSYMFQMMNEARISVGLHATSIASAAYYNALQYTKERKQGRPISSKNPEAEQIPIIQHADVKRILLFQKSFVEIALALEMQCCFYEDMKTISEGEEKEKYHLLLELLTPIAKSYPAETACISTSLAIQCFGGYGYTKDFPAEQYYREARIHPIHEGTTAMHGMDLLGRKIMMQNGKATMLLMQEAFKEIAVAKTNEAIANYAILLEKKLQQLQELTMILVTKAQKKGAEVFLSDATLYLELFSFVVIAWQWLKLLNVSNKKNLENWQNLLASATYFFEYEFPKTEALLIRLKSEVELTTNINESVFD; from the coding sequence ATGAGCAAAATCAATAGCATTTTCCAAGCAGAGCAGTTTTATAACAAAGCACACCTTAACTTTATTCTTTTTGATGTTTTAGGAATTCAAAACCTAGGCACACACAATCACTACGAAGGTTACGACCAAGATGCTATTCAATTGTATTTAGACGCAACCGACCAACTAGCGAAAGAACATTTTCTGCCAATTTGGTTAGCGATGGATAGGAATCAACCTGTATTAGAAAATGGTACAATAAAAGTACACCCTAATGTTAAAAACATTATGCAAATTTGTGGTGAAGGTGGCTGGATAAATGCACTTGCTAAAAAAGAAGTAGGTGGTTTACAAATGCCAATGACGGTTGGTTATGCTGCTAGTTTTATCTTAGGTGCTGCTAATTATTCTGCTACAGCATTTCCGTATTTAACAATGGGTGCTGCACATTTAATAGAAAGTTTTGCTAGTAAACAGCTTCAAGAAAAATACCTTTCTAAAATGTTTAGTGGCAATTGGCAAGGCACTATGGCTCTTACTGAACCAAATGCAGGAAGCTCTTTAAGCGATCTGGTTACTAGTGCAGAAAAAATGAATGATGGTACATACAAAATCAAAGGACAAAAAATATTTATTTCTTGTGGTGATAGCGATGCAGTTGACAATGTGATTCATTTAATGTTGGCAAGAATTAAAGGTGCTCCAAAAGGTACTAAAGGAATATCTCTGTTTGTAGTACCTAAATTTATTGAAGATGAAAATGGCAAGCTTGCTAGCAATGATGTAACAACAGCTGGTGTTTATCATAAAATGGGTTACAAAGGTGCTCCAATTGCTCACTTAATGGTTGGCGAAAATGACAACTGCATTGGTTTTTTGGTTGGCGAAGAAAACAAAGGATTGTCGTATATGTTTCAGATGATGAATGAAGCTAGAATTTCTGTAGGATTACATGCTACTTCTATTGCAAGTGCTGCTTATTACAATGCACTACAATATACAAAAGAAAGAAAGCAAGGCCGACCTATTTCTTCTAAAAATCCAGAAGCAGAACAAATACCAATTATTCAACATGCCGATGTTAAAAGAATATTGTTGTTTCAAAAATCGTTTGTAGAAATTGCTTTAGCATTAGAAATGCAATGTTGTTTTTATGAAGATATGAAAACCATTTCCGAAGGTGAAGAAAAAGAAAAATACCATTTATTGCTAGAATTGTTAACACCAATTGCCAAATCATATCCAGCAGAAACTGCTTGTATTAGCACAAGCTTAGCCATACAATGTTTTGGTGGCTATGGCTATACTAAAGATTTTCCAGCTGAACAATATTACAGAGAAGCAAGAATTCATCCAATACATGAAGGCACAACTGCTATGCATGGCATGGATTTATTAGGCAGAAAAATTATGATGCAAAATGGCAAAGCAACCATGTTGTTAATGCAAGAAGCGTTTAAAGAAATTGCAGTTGCTAAGACAAATGAGGCAATTGCTAACTATGCTATTTTATTAGAGAAAAAATTACAACAACTACAAGAGTTAACTATGATTTTAGTTACAAAAGCACAAAAAAAAGGTGCTGAAGTTTTTCTATCAGATGCTACGCTATATTTAGAGTTGTTTAGTTTTGTTGTAATTGCATGGCAATGGTTGAAATTACTCAATGTATCAAACAAAAAGAATTTAGAAAACTGGCAAAATTTACTAGCAAGTGCTACCTATTTCTTTGAATATGAATTTCCTAAAACAGAAGCATTATTAATTCGACTAAAAAGTGAAGTAGAACTAACTACCAATATCAACGAAAGTGTTTTTGATTGA
- the map gene encoding type I methionyl aminopeptidase has product MITIKSPAEIELIKESSLLVSKTLASLVEFIQPGVQTKKLDQIAEDFIKSNQATPSFKGYNGFPASLCISVNEQVVHGFPSDYIIQEGDVLSIDCGVYKNGYHGDSAFTFPVGKISESTKALLQSTYNALFLGIDQAVAGNRVGDIGFAIQNYAEKQKGYGVVRDLVGHGIGRNLHEAPNIPNYGKRGKGTQLKEGMTIAIEPMINLGTWNVKQLSDNWTIVTADGKPAAHYEHTVAVMKSKAEVLSDHNLILKEIKKSQYIEDFL; this is encoded by the coding sequence ATGATTACGATCAAAAGTCCAGCAGAAATTGAATTAATAAAAGAGAGTTCTTTACTTGTTAGCAAAACTTTGGCATCACTGGTAGAATTTATTCAACCTGGTGTCCAAACAAAAAAATTAGATCAAATTGCAGAAGATTTTATAAAATCCAATCAAGCAACACCATCTTTTAAAGGATACAATGGCTTTCCTGCTAGCTTGTGCATTTCTGTAAATGAGCAAGTAGTACACGGTTTTCCAAGCGATTATATCATACAAGAAGGAGATGTATTGTCTATAGATTGTGGCGTTTATAAAAATGGATATCATGGCGATTCAGCTTTTACTTTTCCAGTAGGAAAAATTAGCGAATCAACCAAGGCACTGCTACAATCTACTTACAATGCTTTGTTTTTAGGCATCGACCAAGCTGTTGCTGGCAATAGAGTTGGCGATATTGGTTTTGCTATTCAAAACTATGCAGAAAAGCAAAAAGGATACGGCGTTGTTAGAGATTTAGTAGGTCATGGTATTGGTAGAAATCTGCACGAAGCACCTAATATTCCAAATTATGGCAAAAGAGGCAAAGGTACACAACTTAAAGAAGGAATGACAATTGCCATCGAACCTATGATTAATTTAGGCACTTGGAATGTTAAACAGCTTAGCGATAACTGGACAATAGTTACTGCCGATGGGAAACCAGCAGCACATTACGAACATACTGTTGCAGTTATGAAAAGCAAAGCAGAAGTGTTAAGTGATCATAATTTAATATTAAAAGAAATAAAAAAGTCGCAATATATTGAAGATTTTCTTTAA
- the rpsK gene encoding 30S ribosomal protein S11, which yields MAQAKKTTKKRVVKVEAEGYVYIKSTFNNIIISFTNKAGQVISWSSAGKNGFRGSKKSTPYAAQIAAQDAGQVAYDAGLRKVEVFVKGPGSGRESAIRTVAAIGIDVTIIRDVTPLPHNGCRPPKRRRV from the coding sequence ATGGCACAAGCTAAAAAAACAACCAAAAAAAGAGTAGTTAAAGTAGAAGCCGAAGGATATGTTTATATCAAATCTACTTTTAACAACATCATTATATCTTTTACCAACAAAGCAGGTCAAGTAATCTCTTGGAGTAGTGCAGGAAAAAATGGTTTCCGTGGCTCTAAGAAAAGTACACCTTATGCTGCTCAAATCGCTGCTCAAGACGCAGGTCAAGTAGCTTACGATGCTGGTTTGAGAAAAGTAGAAGTTTTTGTAAAAGGACCAGGTAGTGGTAGAGAGTCAGCTATTAGAACGGTTGCTGCTATAGGTATTGATGTTACTATTATTAGAGATGTAACACCACTTCCTCACAACGGATGTCGTCCTCCAAAAAGAAGAAGAGTATAA